From the genome of Pseudomonas putida:
CAACATCTTCGACAAGAACGCCATGGTGCTTGCCAGCGCCCAGGCCTTCAACCTCGACGGCAGCGTCAACGAGCAGGTCGACACCCGCCTGCCCGCGCAATACGCCGGCCTCGACCGTTTCGTCGCGCGCAAGCAGATCGTCGCCGACCTGGACGCCCAGGGCCTGCTGGTCAGCATCGACGACCACGCCCTCAAGGTCCCGAAGGGCGACCGCTCCGGCACCGTCATCGAACCTTGGCTGACCGACCAGTGGTACGTTTCCACCAAGCCGCTGGCCGAGCCTGCCATCGCCGCCGTGGAAGACGGCCGCATCCAGTTCGTGCCCAAGCAGTACGAGAACATGTACTTCAGCTGGATGCGCGACATCCAGGACTGGTGCATCAGCCGCCAGCTGTGGTGGGGCCATCGCATTCCGGCGTGGTATGACGAGGCCGGCCAGGTCTACGTCGGCCGCGACGAGGCCGAGGTCCGCGCCAAGCACAACCTGGGCGCCGACGTGAAGCTGCGCCAGGACGACGACGTGCTCGACACCTGGTTCAGCTCTGGCCTGTGGACCTTCTCGACCCTGGGCTGGCCGCAGCAGACCGAATTCCTCAAGACCTTCCACTCCACCGACGTGCTGGTCACCGGCTTCGACATCATCTTCTTCTGGGTTGCGCGCATGATCATGCTGACCATGCACCTGATCAAGAACGAGGACGGCACCCCGCAAGTCCCGTTCAAGACCGTGTACGTGCACGGCCTGGTACGCGACGGCCAGGGCCAGAAGATGTCCAAGTCCAAGGGCAACGTGCTCGACCCGCTGGACATCGTCGACGGCATCACTCTCGACGCGCTGCTGGAAAAACGCACCAGCGGCATGATGCAGCCAAAGCTCGCCGAGAAGATCGCCAAACAGACCAAGGCGGAATTCCCCGAAGGCATCGCCAGCTACGGCACCGATGCCCTGCGCTTCACCTTCTGCTCGCTGGCATCCACCGGTCGTGACATCAAGTTCGACATGGGCCGCGTCGAGGGCTACCGCAACTTCTGCAACAAGATCTGGAACGCCGCCCGCTACGTGCTGGACAAAGGCGAGGATTGCGGCCAGAACGGCGAAGCCTACGAGCTGTCGCTGGCCGACCGCTGGATCATCTCGCAACTGCAGCGCACCGAAGCCGAGGTGACCCGCCAGCTCGAGCAATTCCGCTTCGACCTGGCCAGCCAGGCGCTGTACGAGTTCATCTGGAACCAGTACTGCGACTGGTACCTGGAGCTGTCCAAACCGGTACTGTGGGACGAAAACGCCCCGGTCGAGCGTGCCCGTGGCACCCGCCGCACCCTGGTGCGCGTGCTGGAAGTGGCCCTGCGCCTGGCGCATCCGTTCATGCCCTTCATCACCGAAGAAATCTGGCAGCGCATCGCGCCGCTGGCCGGCATCGACGGCAAGACCATCATGCTGCAACCGTGGCCGGTGGCCGTTGAGGCCCGCATCGATGCTGCCGCCGAAGGCGACATCGAATGGCTCAAGGAGCTGATGGTCGGTCTGCGCAACATTCGCGCCGAGATGAACATCGGCCCGGGCAAGCCGCTGCCGTTGTTCCTCAAGAACGCCAACGCCGACGACCAGCGTCGCCTGCAGGAAAACGAAGCGCTGCTGAAGAAACTGGCCAAGGTCGAGTCGTTCACCGTGCTTGGCGACGCCGACGAAGCGCCGCTGTCGGCCACCGCACTGGTGGGCGACTTGCAGGTGCTGGTGCCGATGGCCGGGCTGATCGACAAGGATGCCGAGCTTGCGCGCCTGAACAAGGAAATCCAGCGCCTGCAAGGCGAGGTGGCACGGGTCGGCGGCAAGCTGTCCAACGCCGCCTTCGTCGACAAGGCTCCGCCTGCGGTGATCGAAAAAGAACGCGCCAAGCTGGCCGAGTCGGAACAGGCCCTGGCCAACTTCACCGAGCAGCATGCGCGGATTGCGGCGCTGTAACTTCTAGAAAGACCGTCGACAAGGCCGCTCCCACAGGACGGCGCCGGATTTAAGGGCGCCGCTATCCTGTAGGAGCGGCCTTGTGCCGCGAAAGGGCTGCGCAGCAGCCCCCTGGCCTGCTACACCGGACCCGACCATGACCGTGAAACCCACCCTGCATCCGCGCAACCGCCACCAGGGTCGCTACGACTTCCCCAGCCTGATCAAGGCCCACCCTGATCTGGCGCGCTTCACCATCACCAACCCCCACGGCAAACCCAGCATCGACTTCGCCAACCCCGAGGCCGTTCGGGTGTTCAACCGCGCCCTGCTCAAGGCCCAATACGGCATCCAGCATTGGGACATCCCCGCCGACTACCTGTGCCCGCCGATTCCCGGACGCGCCGACTATGTCCACGTCGCCGCCGACCTACTGGCCGCAGACAATGCCGGCGAGGTCCCCAGAGGCTCACAGGTGCGCGCCCTGGACGTAGGCGTCGGTGCCAACTGCATCTACCCCTTGCTCGGCCACAGCGACTATCGCTGGCGCTTCCTGGGCTCGGACATCGACCCACTGGCCCTGGCCACGGCCAAGGCCATCGTCCAGTCCAACGGCCTGGGCAAGGCCATCGGCCTGCGCCAGCAAGCCAACCGCACGCATATCCTCAGCGGCCTGCTCGATGCCGACGAGCGCTTCGAGTTGACCCTGTGCAACCCGCCGTTCCATGCCTCACGCGAGGAGGCCACCCGCGGCAGCCAGCGCAAATGGAAAAACCTCGGCAAGCAGGACCCCAAGCGCAAGCTACCGGTGCTGAACTTCGGCGGACAGAACAACGAACTGTGGTGTGAAGGGGGCGAGATTCGCTTCGTCACCCAACTGGTCGGCGAAAGCGTGCAGTACGCAGCCCAGGTGTTGTGGTTCACCAGCCTGGTGTCCAAGGCCAGCAACCTGCCCGGCATCGAGGCCGCGGCGAAAAAAGCCGGTGCCAAGGCTGTGCGCGTCGTCGAGATGGGCCAGGGGCAGAAGCAGAGCCGCATGTTCGCCTGGAGCTTTCATGACGACCAGGCGCGCCTGGCGTGGCTTGCCCGGGGCAAAACGCAGGCATGAAAAAACCGCGCCCGGGCAAGCCGGGCGCGGTTTCGTCATAGCTTCAACAAATTACTTGTTGATGGCGTCGGTCAGCACTTTGGCTGGGACGAACTTGACGACTTTCTTGGCAGCGATTTCGATGGCGGCGCCAGTCGAAGGGTTGCGGCCGGTACGGGCAGGACGCTCGGAGACTTTCAGCTTGCCGATGCCTGGCAGAGTGATTTCAGCGCCGTTTTCCAGCTGGTCGGCAACGATCTGGCCCAGTTGCTCCAGAGCGTTCTTGGCGGTGGCTTTAGGCGCGGAGATCGATTCGGCGATGTCGGCAACCAGTTGGTCTTTAGTCAATGCCATGGTGGTGTTCCTTCCCTATCAAAATTCAGTAGTTATGCAGCATGCTACGACGTTATCGGGCCAGCCCCTGAAGTTTTGGAGGGCCGCGCCAACCGCGCATGTAGATGCGCAATTTGGCGTTTGGTTCGACGTGCTGTGAGCACACTGCCAGCAATGCGCCACACAGGGTGCGCAAGACCGCGCAAAGCTACCACACGAATCGAGAAATATCCGCAGCCCACCTCGATTTAATGCAGGTTTTTCGGGGGTTTGAACAGAAAACGCACAAAATCGAACAAAAACTGAACAACCGCCATTTCTGCCAACATCCGGCCACTGCATCACCTGCCGGCTGGGGTAAACTGGACGACTTTTGCAGCGCGGTCGCGCACCGCCCCGATCACCCGAGAGTTTCCCATGCCAATCCGTCATTGCATCGTTCACCTGATCGACAAGAAGCCCGATGGCAGCCCCGCCGTGCTCCATGCCCGAGACACCGAACTGGGGCAGTCGGACGCCATCGAGAACCTGCTGGCCGACCTCAACGACAGCTACAACGCCAAGCAAGGCAAGGCCTGGGGATTCTTCCACGGCGAGTCCGGCGCCTACCCGCTGAGCGGCTGGCTGAAGCAGTACCTGGATGCGGAAACCGACTTCGCCGCGTTCAGCCGGGTGGCGGTCGAACACCTGCAGAAGTTGATGGAAGAGTCCAACCTGTCCACCGGCGGGCACATCCTCTTCGCCCATTACCAGCAAGGCATGACCGAGTACCTGGCCATCGCCCTGCTGCACCACAGCGAAGGCGTGGCAGTGAACGCCGAACTGGACGTCACGCCGTCTCGCCATCTCGACCTCGGCCAGTTGCACCTGGCGGCGCGCATCAATCTTTCGGAATGGAAGAACAACCAGGCGTCCAAACAGTACATCTCGTTCATCAAAGGCAAGAACGGCAAGAAAGTATCCGATTACTTCCGCGACTTCATCGGTTGCCAGGAAGGCGTCGACGGCCCAGGTGAAACCCGTACCCTGCTCAAGGCCTTCAGCGACTTCGTCGAAAGCGAGGACCTGCCCGAGGAGGCCGCGCGCGAGAAGACCCAGACCCTGGTCGAGTACGCCACCACCCAGACCAAGCTCGGCGAACCCGTGACCCTGGAAGAGTTGTCGAGCCTGATCGACGAAGACCGCCCCAAGGCGTTCTACGACCATATTCGCAACAAGGACTACGGCCTGTCGCCGGAGATCCCGGCGGATAAACGCACCCTCAACCAGTTCCGCCGCTTCACCGGGCGCGCCGAAGGCCTGTCGATCAGTTTCGAGGCCCATCTGCTGGGCGACAAGGTGGAGTACGACGAGGCCGCGGGCACCTTGATCATCAAGGGGCTGCCAACGCAGTTGGTGGATCAGCTCAAGCGCCGCAAGGACTAGCCGAGCGCCACATAGGAGGCCACCAGCGCCTCCTTGGCCGACTTGCGCAGCTTCTTCACCAGGCGCTCCTGGCGCAGCGCCTCGCTCTTGTCCGGCCATTGCTCGACGTAGACCAACGCCTGCGCCGGGCTGGTCTTGAAGTAGCGTGCGCCCTGCCCCTTCTGGTGGGCCACGAAACGCCGCTGCGGGTCATCGCTGATGCCGCAGTACAACGAGCCATTGGCGGCTCGTACCAGATACACGTACCAGGGTTTGCCCACCTGGATTTCGGATACGTCGCTCACGATGCTTCTTGCTGATGGAAAGCCGACAGCTTAACCCGCCTGCTGGAACGCCCGCAGCCCTTTGAAAGCCTGCTGGCGGACCTTGTTCTGCAACAGCGGCGACCAACCCAGCAACAGGCCGGGCGCACCCAACGCCTGTCGCGACCAGCGCCACAGGTCGAAGCTATCGTCGTGCTGGCAGATCAAGCCGTCACGGATGACGAACCGGGCCTGGATATCGTTGACCACGGTGCGCCCGGTCTGGCTGAACTGGTAGGTCGCCACCCAGCGTGCACACCCGCTCTGGGCATCGGCCCGGACCTGGTCGAACGTCAGCGAGAAGTCCTTGGCGCGCCGTGTCAGCAGGCGCCACATGTCGCCGACATCCTGGCCGCGCAGGGTGCCGAAGACCGGATCGCTGAAGACGATATCGTCGCTGTAGCAGGCCACCATCGCTTCGGCATCCAGGCGCTGGAAGGCCTGGTAGAAGCGGGTGATCAGGTCACGGTTGGCGTCGTTCATGGAGCGGGTCCGTCCTGGGGCTGGGAAAGTTGAAAGATAGTCCGTGCCACAGGGGTCTGTACATCCCATGCAGCCGGCACTACCCGCTCAAAGCTTCTCGCTGGTCACCTGCACATGCAGCGCTCGCCCTGCCCCCAACCCGAACACGATCGCGCCGACGCCCAGCACGGCGTAAATCCAGCCCACCGCCGCCCAGCCCCCGGTCAGGTCGTGTACCAAGCCCACCGCGAACGGCCCCATCGAAGCCAGTGTGTAGCCAACGCCCTGGGCCATGCTCGACAGGTTGGCGGCCACGTGGGCATCCTTCGAGCGCAACACGATCAAGGTCAGGGCCAAGGCGAACGTCCCGCCCTGCCCCACGCCCAGCACCACCGCCCAACCCCACAGGCCCGACAGCGGTGCATACAGGCAGCCGAACAACCCCGCCAAGGTCGTCAGCATCACCACCACGATCGCCAGCCGCTGGTCCTTGCCCCGCGTTGCCAGCCAAGGCGCAGCCAACGAGCTGGCCAGTTGGACGATCACCGACCCCGACAGCACCAGCCCCGCCTGGGTAGGGCTCAAGCCCCGGCCGATGAGGATCGAGGGCAACCAACCGAAGACGATATACGCCAGCGACGACTGCAAGCCCATGTACAGGGTTACCTGCCAGGCCAGGCGGTCACGCCACAGCCCTCGCACCCGGTAAGCCACCTTGTGCGCGCCATGGCCTTGGCGTGCCTGGGGCAGCCAGGCCAGCATCGCCAGTAGCGCCGGCACCACCCAGAAGCCCAGCCCGAGGGCCCAGCTGTTGCCGAAATGCTGGGTCAGCGGCACCGTGGTGCCCGCGGCCATTGCTGCGCCCAGGCACAAGGCCATGGTGTAGACCCCGGTCAGCGTGCCGGCCTGGCGAGGGAAATCGCGTTTGACGATGCCCGGCAACAGCACGCCGATGATACCGATGCTGGCGCCGGCCAGCAGGCTGCCGAGAAATACCCCCAGGGCGCCCAGGTTGCTGCGCAGGACGATGCCCAGCGCCAGCGTGGCGAGAATCCCGAAGATCACCCGCTCACTGCCGAAGCGTCGTGCCAGTATCGGCGCCAACGGCGCGGAAAGCCCAAGGCACAAAACCGGCAAGGTGGTCAGCAGGCCAGCCAGCGAGGCATTGAGCCCCAGCGCCTCGGACACCTGGCCGAGCACCGGGGCCATGCTCGACAACGCCGGGCGCAGGTTCAGCGCCACCAGCACCAGGCCCAGCAGCAGCAACCAGGGCCGCCGTGGCGTCACTGGCTGTTGTACGTGCGCATCGTCGGCCTCGGCGTCTATCAGCAGCTCTTCGATTTGCCGCTCGGATGCAGGCGCACGGGGGCCGCGGGTCATTGATTCAGTCATGACGTTCTCGTTGTCAGGATTCGATGAGTGCCCGACTCAGGCGCTTGGCCCGCTCCGGATCACGTTGTTCGATGGCGTCGAGGATCTGCCCATGCAGGTCGAAGGTCGCCTGGCAGCGCGGCACGGCGCTCAGGTTGTGCTGCACCGCGGCGGCGACCAC
Proteins encoded in this window:
- a CDS encoding valine--tRNA ligase; protein product: MDKTYQPHAIETSWYNTWESENYFAPQGAGESYTIMIPPPNVTGSLHMGHGFNNAIMDALIRFRRMQGRNTLWQPGTDHAGIATQMLVERQLEAKGQNRHDLGRDKFLEKVWEWKDQSGGNISRQIRRLGSSVDWSRERFTMDDGLSEAVKEAFVRLHEDGLIYRGKRLVNWDTKLHTAISDLEVENHDEKGHLWNLRYPLADGAKTAEGKDYLVVATTRPETLLGDAAVAVNPTDERYQALIGKFVELPLVGRRIPIIADDYCDPEFGTGCVKITPAHDFNDYEVGKRHNLPLLNIFDKNAMVLASAQAFNLDGSVNEQVDTRLPAQYAGLDRFVARKQIVADLDAQGLLVSIDDHALKVPKGDRSGTVIEPWLTDQWYVSTKPLAEPAIAAVEDGRIQFVPKQYENMYFSWMRDIQDWCISRQLWWGHRIPAWYDEAGQVYVGRDEAEVRAKHNLGADVKLRQDDDVLDTWFSSGLWTFSTLGWPQQTEFLKTFHSTDVLVTGFDIIFFWVARMIMLTMHLIKNEDGTPQVPFKTVYVHGLVRDGQGQKMSKSKGNVLDPLDIVDGITLDALLEKRTSGMMQPKLAEKIAKQTKAEFPEGIASYGTDALRFTFCSLASTGRDIKFDMGRVEGYRNFCNKIWNAARYVLDKGEDCGQNGEAYELSLADRWIISQLQRTEAEVTRQLEQFRFDLASQALYEFIWNQYCDWYLELSKPVLWDENAPVERARGTRRTLVRVLEVALRLAHPFMPFITEEIWQRIAPLAGIDGKTIMLQPWPVAVEARIDAAAEGDIEWLKELMVGLRNIRAEMNIGPGKPLPLFLKNANADDQRRLQENEALLKKLAKVESFTVLGDADEAPLSATALVGDLQVLVPMAGLIDKDAELARLNKEIQRLQGEVARVGGKLSNAAFVDKAPPAVIEKERAKLAESEQALANFTEQHARIAAL
- the rlmF gene encoding 23S rRNA (adenine(1618)-N(6))-methyltransferase RlmF, which produces MTVKPTLHPRNRHQGRYDFPSLIKAHPDLARFTITNPHGKPSIDFANPEAVRVFNRALLKAQYGIQHWDIPADYLCPPIPGRADYVHVAADLLAADNAGEVPRGSQVRALDVGVGANCIYPLLGHSDYRWRFLGSDIDPLALATAKAIVQSNGLGKAIGLRQQANRTHILSGLLDADERFELTLCNPPFHASREEATRGSQRKWKNLGKQDPKRKLPVLNFGGQNNELWCEGGEIRFVTQLVGESVQYAAQVLWFTSLVSKASNLPGIEAAAKKAGAKAVRVVEMGQGQKQSRMFAWSFHDDQARLAWLARGKTQA
- a CDS encoding HU family DNA-binding protein; protein product: MALTKDQLVADIAESISAPKATAKNALEQLGQIVADQLENGAEITLPGIGKLKVSERPARTGRNPSTGAAIEIAAKKVVKFVPAKVLTDAINK
- the yejK gene encoding nucleoid-associated protein YejK; its protein translation is MPIRHCIVHLIDKKPDGSPAVLHARDTELGQSDAIENLLADLNDSYNAKQGKAWGFFHGESGAYPLSGWLKQYLDAETDFAAFSRVAVEHLQKLMEESNLSTGGHILFAHYQQGMTEYLAIALLHHSEGVAVNAELDVTPSRHLDLGQLHLAARINLSEWKNNQASKQYISFIKGKNGKKVSDYFRDFIGCQEGVDGPGETRTLLKAFSDFVESEDLPEEAAREKTQTLVEYATTQTKLGEPVTLEELSSLIDEDRPKAFYDHIRNKDYGLSPEIPADKRTLNQFRRFTGRAEGLSISFEAHLLGDKVEYDEAAGTLIIKGLPTQLVDQLKRRKD
- a CDS encoding GIY-YIG nuclease family protein translates to MVSDVSEIQVGKPWYVYLVRAANGSLYCGISDDPQRRFVAHQKGQGARYFKTSPAQALVYVEQWPDKSEALRQERLVKKLRKSAKEALVASYVALG
- a CDS encoding nuclear transport factor 2 family protein encodes the protein MNDANRDLITRFYQAFQRLDAEAMVACYSDDIVFSDPVFGTLRGQDVGDMWRLLTRRAKDFSLTFDQVRADAQSGCARWVATYQFSQTGRTVVNDIQARFVIRDGLICQHDDSFDLWRWSRQALGAPGLLLGWSPLLQNKVRQQAFKGLRAFQQAG
- a CDS encoding CynX/NimT family MFS transporter, translating into MTESMTRGPRAPASERQIEELLIDAEADDAHVQQPVTPRRPWLLLLGLVLVALNLRPALSSMAPVLGQVSEALGLNASLAGLLTTLPVLCLGLSAPLAPILARRFGSERVIFGILATLALGIVLRSNLGALGVFLGSLLAGASIGIIGVLLPGIVKRDFPRQAGTLTGVYTMALCLGAAMAAGTTVPLTQHFGNSWALGLGFWVVPALLAMLAWLPQARQGHGAHKVAYRVRGLWRDRLAWQVTLYMGLQSSLAYIVFGWLPSILIGRGLSPTQAGLVLSGSVIVQLASSLAAPWLATRGKDQRLAIVVVMLTTLAGLFGCLYAPLSGLWGWAVVLGVGQGGTFALALTLIVLRSKDAHVAANLSSMAQGVGYTLASMGPFAVGLVHDLTGGWAAVGWIYAVLGVGAIVFGLGAGRALHVQVTSEKL